The Candidatus Berkiella aquae sequence AGCAATGTTGGGTCAAAATCATTCTAATATAGCTATGCACATTTTAAACTCAGAAGAACTTTGCCGACAGTTAGATGGATATGACTTAGCAAATCTTGGTCCAAATCATTCAGCGGTTGCTATGCATGTTTTAATGTCAGATACACTTTGCCAACAGTTGAATGGAGAGAATTTAGAAATGTTGGGTGAATTCTGTGTTGATGTTGCTATGCATATTTTAAAGACTGAAGCACTTTGCGAACAGCTTGATAGCAATCAATTAGAAGAGCTTGCTCAGCAACATTATAGGGTTGCCATGCATATTTTGAATACCCCGGTGTTATGCGAACGACTCGGTAATGATTCGGCAATACATGCAGCTGTACAGAAATTAAATTGTATTGCAAGTGAAGCTAAATGGTATCAATCCAATTTGCAGTTCAATACACTGAATGATATAGCTAGCAATATCGTAACAAGACCAAGGCCGTGATTACTAAGTCGAGGCCGCTAAAAAACATAACGCAATTTGCCTAAAGACTTTGGCGCCTTGTTTAATGATTTTGTCATTAAAATCAAATTTTGAATTATGACAGCATTCGCTTTTTTCGCCATTGGCTATAAAGAAGTAACATCCAGGAATTTCGTTTAAGAAATACGAAAAATCTTTCGCAGCACGGGCAGATCTGGGTTTTAGCCTTACATTCTCTTCACCAAAGCAAATCGTTGATTGCTTGTAAGGTGAAATTAGCTTCGGCAGGTTTGATTGATGATAGAGGTAAATAATGTATTTAGGCTCAGAGCGTAAAATGAATACAATGAATTTTTTCAAAGACTGATGCTTGTACGATTGCATTATGGTTATCAGAGATAGAAGTCTTAAGGAAAATCTTTAGTTCAATTGTGTTGTATGAAAAAATGGAAAATGAACAGTTAAAATGCTTGCAATCATTTAATGAACGCTTTGATCCTTTATGCCATGAATACTAGGCTTTTAATTAAATTAAAACTAACCATTCGAACAAACCCATTAAAATAAAGTCAATTGACTTGTTTGTTATTTTGAAAAAAGTTAACATTGCTTAATATTTTGATGAGTCTTCTCCTAAAGGCACACTGGAGAACTGGTAACCTTTATTCACCTAGTATTAATAGACTAAACGGGTTCATCGCTAAACACAACATTTAGTGATGATGCAATTTAATTTTCTCTATCACTAAATTTTTAATTAACGATAGAGGTGAATAATGAAACAAGGAACACACCGACTCTCCCTGTTAAAAGAAAGAGCAAGAAAAATACGAAAAATTGACTCCACTGAGAATGCTTCTGAAGCAACTTATTCACCTGTGGAACATGCATTAACGATCCCAGAAATTATTGCCAATATTTTATATCACTATCCTCACAGTGGTATTCTTGGTCAAAACAATATTATGACTGTTTCTAAATTGTGGCATAAGGTCCTCAAGGAAAACGATTTAATTGATGACTTCTCCTTTAAAAAACTGATTGAAGATTGTGTAAAATATCCTGAAGGTGTCATTCATATTTTAAAAGATAAAAGCTTGCAGCCATATTTAACAACAGAAAAATTATTTAAAATCATCAGTTGTCATAAAGCGTTTGCAATTCATTTTTTGCAGAATATAGATATAAGCAATAGTGAGCAAAAAGATGTTGCCATTTTGGCAAATTATCACAGCGAAGTTGTAATGTGTATTTTAGAAAAACTCAAAACATATGAAGGGAATGCTACATTTACTGGTCTTCTAATGAGGCTTGGGAAACAGGATCCTATTATTGCTGAACATATACTGAATACACCAGAGCTTATCAAAAGAGCTTCTTTAAGGCTGTTTTCAGAAATTAATCCTAATATTGCTATACGTATCCTTAATGAACCATTTGGTTATGGAAAGTGCACCAAACCAGGCCACTATTATCCCGTAGTCCTATTTCAATATCTTGAAGTCCTGATTGAAATTGGCAAAAAACAAAAGGGTTTTGAATTTCTTAAAGAATTAAATATAAATACACCAGAAGAATTTGTCTGCAAATTAGAAGACTGCGCTCTGAGATTGAGCAGAAATGTATTAAGCGAGATAGCCCTTTACAATGAAGAAGTGAGAATGAAAATTATGATGACACCTAGTCTTCGTAAAAAAGTTGGCAAATCATCCATTATTCATTTAGGAGAAGTGCATGCTAAAGCTGCTATGTATATTCTTGAGACAAGAATCTTACATTCCTATAATTCTTTTGATTCTGTCTTGGCTACTTTTGCTCGTCATATCACTGTAGCTAAATATATTTTTAATACGCCAGAATTATTTAATCTCTTGAGTCATGAAATAATTGTCAGTATTGCTTCAAAAAGTCATGAAATGGCTATGCATATCTTAAAGACAGAAGAGCTTTGTAAATTACTTGAAAGTAAAGACATTATAAAGTTAGGTTATGAAAATCCAACGGTTGCTAAATATATATTATCGACACCTGAAATTTGTGCAAAAATGATGACTGATGACATGTTTGCTTTGGCCAACAAACATTCTTTTGTAGTTAAAAATATCCTTGACACAGATGAATTTCGTAAAAGGATAGATGATACTCAGCTAATAAGCTTGGAATGCTTAAAATATAAAATTCGTAACTTTACTCCCTCAGCGATACAGCAGCAAGTCTGTAAACAAGCACAATTATGGAATGTGCTAACGAATGAGTTAGATGAAGATAACAATCATAATGATTCTGTAAGTTTAAGAAGAGGTTAATCATGATACGTAATCTACGTCCTCTCCCAAAAAAACGAATGAGCAAACGTCCCAAAGTGAGTTTACAAGGCGCTACTTTTGTATCTTACTCACCGGTTGAATATGCATTGTCACTTCCAGAAATAGTAGCGATTATTGCAAGTTTTTGCCCTTTATATAGTGTTCGTGGCAAAAATAACCTAATGACTGTTTCAAAGCTGTGGCATAAAGTCATTAGTGAAAGCGATTTTTATGATAATGTCTCATTTAGAAATCTTATTAAAGACTGTTTGAAATCACCAGAAGGAGTTATTTACATTCTCCGAGATGAAAAGTTGCTACCTTATTTGACAAAAGAAAGACTCCTTGAACTCATTGGTTGCCATAAAGAATTTGCTTTACATTTATTAGAAAATGAAATCATGAGTGGTTTATGTCAATATGACTTATTTCGGCTAGCAAGCCATCATCATGAAGTAGGGCTGTTTATTTTAAAAAATGAAAAATATAGAAAGGAATTTAGTGATGTGGGTGTGTCGAGCCTGGGCCACAACCATCCAAAGATTGCAGATTATTTATTTAATACCCAACCAAATATATTAGACTTAGCCATTAATGAAAAAAGTCATCCAGATATTGTTAGGCAGATGCTCAATCATTCTGATAATTTTAATAGATTATATGCTGTTGGGATTGTAAGAGACGTTGCATTTAAATATCTTGATGTCCTGGTAGAGAGCTGTAAAGACAAAAAAGCTTTTGAATTTTTAAAACGCTTTGAGATAAATACCCCGGCAGATTTTATTCAAAACTTAATAAATTTATTTGAGGGTGGATGGTTGAATTGGCAACATTTGATATATTTAGGCTGCCATCACGCTGAAATTGCTATAAATATTCTTAAAACTCCCACTCTCTTAGAGAATATTAATCCAGATGTAATTATTGCATTTGGCAGGTACCATAAAAGTGTGGCAATGCATATTCTCACCACTGAAAAAATCTATAAAAAACTTAATGGTAACAATCTATTTTCTGTGTGTAATTTCCATTTTGAAGCAATTGAATATCTTTTCAATCAACCTGAGTTACTAAAGAAAATTTCTATGTTTTTTATAAAATTTATAGCCTACAAACATCCGAAAATTGGGTTGGCTATTTTAAAGACGGAAGATTACTTCACTCAACTAACAAGTTCTGAATTAGAATGCATAGGATGTAGTGGGAACTCGGCTGTTATTGAACACATCCTATTAACAAGCGTACTTTATAATAAACTGACAATCGAAAATTTAGAAAAAATATGCCGTGCAAATCCAAGAGTAGTTAGAAAAATTCTTTATTCATCTCATTTGCATAAAGAAATTGAAGCATTTCATTTGGAACGTTTGCGAGTAGTAAATGAGTACATTTCTCAATTACCTCCTGTTGATATAGCCTTTGATGTTTCTAGATTGGCTAAATTGTGGAATGTAGAGAAAAATACGGTAGATAGTGTAGTAAATGCAACTCTTGCTATATGAATATTGAACTCAGAGGTTAAATATGAAATCAAGGCCTAGATAGATGTTCTTCGCAACATAACGAGTAAGCAAACGCCTCAAAATTCGCTCTTCAGAAATTGTTGTAGAGTCGGCCTATTAACCTATTGAGCACGTATTATCACTACCAGATGTAGCGACTATTGCAACTTTTTGTCCTTTGTATGTTATTCATGGCAAAAATAATCTGATGACCATTTCAAAGCTGTGGCATAAAGTTATTAGAGGAAGTGATTCTACCTATAAATGCAAAAACTGGGTTTTTAATTGAGTTAAAACTAGTTATTAGAACAATCTCATTAAAATATAGTCAAATGACTTGTTTTTTATTTTGAAAAAAATTAAGATTGCTTAATATTTTGATGAGTCTTCTCCTAAAGGAACATTAGAGAACTGGTAATTTTTTACCTAGTATTAACAGACTAAGCGGGTTCATCACTAAATTTATTTAGTGATGACGCATTATTTATTTTCCCAGTCACTAAATTTTTAATTTGATGATGGAGGTAAATAATGAAACAAGGTGCTGCCCCTTTAAAACGAAAAAGCAAACGTCAAAAAATTCATTCTTCTGAGGTCGTCACTACAACAGCTCACCATCTATTTGAGGAAGCATTAGCAGATCCAGTAATTGTTAAAAAGATATTGCATTACTGCCCTCACTACAGATTTTACGGCAAAAATAATATGATGATCGTTTCAAAGCAATGGCATAAAGTCATTAGTGAAAGCGATTTATACGAAAACAGCTCATTTCAAAAGCTCCTTCAAGATTGTCTAATATCACCTGAGGTAGTTATAGATATTCTCAGAGATGAAACGTTGCTTCCCTATTTATCGAGAAGAAAATTACTTGAACTTATCAGTTGCTATAAAGAGTTTGCTATTTATATACTGCAAATGGAGATATTCAGTGATCTAAGCTTATATGAAAAAGCTTTGCTAACACAATATCATCATGATGTCGCAATGTATGTTTTAAAAAATCCAAAATATTTCGATGAAAAGAATATGGATCTTGCGATAACGCTTGGTTGTCAGCATCCTCAAGTGGCGCAATTAATACTTGATAAAAAAATACCTTTAAGTACTACACAGTTATTAAGCCTTGCAAAAAGCAATTCAACTATCGCTAGGCAGATACTCAATGACAAAAAATGTGATACACAAAATATGCGAGACATAGCATTTTTACATCTTGATGTTTTGATAGATATTTGCAATGAGAAAAAAATATTTCCAATACAAGTTGATTTTAAGACTCCTGAAGAGTTTGTTCTTAACTTGGAACATATATGTCGTTATAATTTAGTGGATGATTTTGATTTACTTACGCTTGGAAAATTTCATTCTGAAGTTGCTATGCAAATAGTAAAATGCTCAGTCCTCCGTGAAAAATTATTTTTTAATGGTTTTACTTTGTATGGTGATTTTGTTGACATGTGTATCCTGCATAGAAACGTGGCAGAGTATGTTTGTGACACGCCCGAATGGTTAAGTAAATTGAACATTCAAGAACTTTATAGAATCGGTATTGTCCATCCTAAAGTTGCGATGGTCATTTTAAAAACAGAAACTCTTTGTGACCAATTGAGCAGTTCTACCATGGCAAACCTGGGGTGTCATCAAGAAATTGCGATGACCATTTTGAAAACAGAGAAGCTTTACAATCGATTAACTAGTCATGATCTGAGAAAGTTAGGATATAGCAATAATCCTTTGGTTGTTGAGCATCTATTAATGACAAGTGCATTTTGCAATAAGATAACACAAATAGATTTAATCGGAATTTGCTCTAAAAAACCTAGCGTGTTAAAGAAAGTTATAAGCTTACTTGCTTTAGATAAAAAAAATGAAGTGCATCTAAAGCGTTTGCAAGCGATTCAACATATTGCTAAGTTAGCTCCTTCTGACATTGCTGTTGCGATTTCACAACAATCACAGGCATGGAATGTAGAAACTAATCAAACAGAAGAGGTTGTGGTTGCAAAAGTTGTGCTACGTCCTTGAGGCGCACGTATCGTTCATTGCCACAATGCCCCAGAGAATGATAACGATATCATAACATAACCAAGACCTTAATCATGGAATAAGCTGATAGTTCGGCGCTAAAAAACCTAACGCAATTTGCGTAAAGACTTTGGCGCCTTGTTTAATGATTTCGTCATTAAAATCATATTTTGAATTATGACAGCATTCGCTTTTTTCGCCATTACCTATAAAGAAGTAACATCCAGGAATTTCGTTTAAGAAATACGAAAAATCTTCTGCAGCACGGGCAGAGCTAGGTTTTAGCATGACATTCTCTGCGCCTAAGCAGATAGCCGCTTGCTTTAATGCAAAATCAGCTTCAGCAGAAGTATTAATAGTAGGAGGGTAAATTTCATCAAATTGTTGTTCAATCGTAACTTGATGTTTCTTTTCTAGCAAGCTTAAAATTTGTTTAATCCCTGCCTTAGCAATTTCAAATTTTTCTCTTGATGGCGCACGAACGGTGCCTTGTAAATACGTAAAATTGGGTACCACATTCGTGGTGAAGCCACTTTTACATTGGGTCATGGTGATGATGGTGGGCTCTATCCCAATTGCTAAGTCATCGTGCAGCTGTCTTAATGCTAATATCACATCCGCAGCGGCAATGAGGGGATTAATGGTTAACTCAGGTTGTGCTGCATGACCGCCTTTACCATGAACATGTAAAGTAAATTCAAGATTACCATACATGGCACAACCCGGTTTGGTTAGCATCATGCCCAAAGGAGATCCAGGGTGATTATGTAAGCCAAAAATTGCATCGACTTTGGGATTTTCTAACACGCCTTCTTCTATCATAGCTTTGGCACCGGCACCCCCTTCTTCAGCGGGCTGAAAAATAAATTTTATTTTGCCAGTGAGTTGATCTTTGAGTTGGCATAAAACGTTAGCTGCAGCGAGCAGAGTGGCAACATGACCATCATGGCCACAAGCATGCATCACGCCCACATTTTTAGACTGATAGGGTAAGGCGGTTTCTTCCATAATCGGTAAAGCATCCATATCGGCTCGCAAACCTAATGTCTTGCCGGGTTTACCTGAATCTAAAATAGCGACCACTCCGGTTTTGCCAATGCCTGATTGGATAGGGAGTCCGAGATTTGTAAGTTCATCAGCAATCAGCTTGGCGGTTTGGGTTTCTTCATAGCGTAATTCAGGATGCGCATGAATCGTTTGTCGAATTTGACGATAATGAGGAAAAATGGCATCAATAATGGCTTGCATAAGATCCTTCCCAGTCAGCATAATTGCTTACCCTGTAATAGAGTAGCTTTCTTTATTAAATCACACTACATTGAATTAGCACTTTTTTATGAATGGAATATATCATGCAGATGCGCAAATTAGGAAAACAAGGATTGACTGTTTCAGCCTTAGGCTTAGGTTGTATGGGAATGAGCCAATCCTATGGGACGCCAAATGATCCACAGTCGATTAAAACCCTCCATCGTGCGATTGAGTTGGGTTTAACCTTTTTTGATACCGCAGAAGTCTACGGCCCTTACCGTAATGAAGAATTACTGGGAAATGCGCTCAAGGGTTATCGCCATAACGTGATCATTGCAACCAAATTTGGATTTCATATTGAAGACGGCAAAATGGCAGGCTTGAATAGTCATCCAACCCATATTCGTCAAGCAGTAGAAGGCTCATTACGCCGCCTGCAGACCGATCATATCGATCTACTCTATCAACATCGCATTGATCCGGCCGTCCCAATAGAAGAGGTAGTGGGAACCATGGGGTTGTTAGTGAATGAAGGCAAAGTACGGTTTATCGGCTTATCGGAAGCGGGTGAAGACAATATTCGTAGAGCACATCATATTTATCCATTATCAGCCCTACAAAGTGAATATTCAATCTGGGAACGTAACTTAGAAGAAGGCATCATTCCTTTACTACGTGAACTAGGAATCGGTTTAGTTCCTTTTTCACCACTGGGTAGAGGTTTTCTAACAGGGAACGCGAAAAGAGCGGAAGAATATCCGCAAGGAGATTATCGTAAAACCGATCCCCGTTATCAAGGCAAAAATTACGATGACAATATGCAGGTCGTTTCGGTTATACATCAATTAGCGAAAGCCAAAAATGCGACTCCTGCGCAAATTGCGCTAGCCTGGATTTTACACAAAGGAGAAGATTTGGTCGCCATCCCAGGTACCAAACAAGAAAAATATCTCGAAGAAAATCTCGGTGCCTTAACAATTCATTTAACAGCGCAAGAAATGCAACAGCTCGATGATACCTTACCCAAAACTGCAGGGCCTCGCTATCCTGAAAAACAAATGACTTATATTGACCGTTAAGTGGAGCTTTTTATGTCAGGATATAAAAAATTATTTTTTATCGGTTTATTGTGTCATACGCTGGTTACTCTTGCTGGGGTGCCCAGTGAAATTACACTTGAGGGTAAAATTTATCAAAAAGTCGATGAAAATGTGATGGGCAATCACAAATATTCTGTTTACATTCAAAATGGTGAAACACAGAGTAATTGGACATCGAGAGTGGCGGTTCATTATTTTATGGATGAAAAAGATCCCACCCAATTTGCGCAAACACAATTTAGCGATGCTGCAAAAATTGAAATGATTAATGGCGATAAAAAAAATATACTACAGTTTTTTGATACTATGAATCCCGTAGGAAAAATAGGGGATCCCATTACGTTTCAGCAAAATGTCTGGCGATATCAGTTATTAAATTATGATAAAGGGATAATGTCAGTTGAGTATTCGCAGCGAAAAATGCTGCCAAATCAATCATCGCCAGCAGCAACCCAGCAAATTGATAAAGGCATACAAGATGATATTAAATCTTTGCCGATTGAGAGATATTCGTTTTAGCGTTTTAACCAAGGAACATGATGAGTCGATTACCTTTAATTGAAATACCAGAGCCACTTGATGCGCATATTAAAGCATTAGGGGGGAAGCCGTTAAATCTTTATCGTGCGCTTTCGCACAACCCGCGGTTGCTTGAGAGCTGGATTGATTTTGCTTATACCTTACGAGACGGCAAAACACCTCGTCGATTAAGAGAGTTAATGATTTTACGAACAGCGCAAATGGCCCACTCAGCCTATGAATTGGC is a genomic window containing:
- a CDS encoding M20/M25/M40 family metallo-hydrolase, translating into MQSYKHQSLKKFIVFILRSEPKYIIYLYHQSNLPKLISPYKQSTICFGEENVRLKPRSARAAKDFSYFLNEIPGCYFFIANGEKSECCHNSKFDFNDKIIKQGAKVFRQIALCFLAAST
- a CDS encoding amidohydrolase — protein: MLTGKDLMQAIIDAIFPHYRQIRQTIHAHPELRYEETQTAKLIADELTNLGLPIQSGIGKTGVVAILDSGKPGKTLGLRADMDALPIMEETALPYQSKNVGVMHACGHDGHVATLLAAANVLCQLKDQLTGKIKFIFQPAEEGGAGAKAMIEEGVLENPKVDAIFGLHNHPGSPLGMMLTKPGCAMYGNLEFTLHVHGKGGHAAQPELTINPLIAAADVILALRQLHDDLAIGIEPTIITMTQCKSGFTTNVVPNFTYLQGTVRAPSREKFEIAKAGIKQILSLLEKKHQVTIEQQFDEIYPPTINTSAEADFALKQAAICLGAENVMLKPSSARAAEDFSYFLNEIPGCYFFIGNGEKSECCHNSKYDFNDEIIKQGAKVFTQIALGFLAPNYQLIP
- a CDS encoding aldo/keto reductase codes for the protein MQMRKLGKQGLTVSALGLGCMGMSQSYGTPNDPQSIKTLHRAIELGLTFFDTAEVYGPYRNEELLGNALKGYRHNVIIATKFGFHIEDGKMAGLNSHPTHIRQAVEGSLRRLQTDHIDLLYQHRIDPAVPIEEVVGTMGLLVNEGKVRFIGLSEAGEDNIRRAHHIYPLSALQSEYSIWERNLEEGIIPLLRELGIGLVPFSPLGRGFLTGNAKRAEEYPQGDYRKTDPRYQGKNYDDNMQVVSVIHQLAKAKNATPAQIALAWILHKGEDLVAIPGTKQEKYLEENLGALTIHLTAQEMQQLDDTLPKTAGPRYPEKQMTYIDR